The following are from one region of the Chanos chanos chromosome 10, fChaCha1.1, whole genome shotgun sequence genome:
- the hacd2 gene encoding very-long-chain (3R)-3-hydroxyacyl-CoA dehydratase 2: MSAPAMGTSKMAHSDSSHRKKKGPGALATAYLVIYNVVMTAGWLVIAVGLVRAYLARGSYHGLYYSIEKPLKFFQTGALLEILHCAVGIVPSSVVLTGFQVMSRVFLTWAVTHSVREVQSEDSVLLFVVAWTITEIIRYSFYTFSLLNHLPYLIKWARYTFFIVLYPMGVTGELLTIYSALPYVQKTGLYSITLPNKYNFSFDYHTFLIITMISYIPLFPQLYFHMIRQRKKVLGHVEEYSKVE, encoded by the exons ATGTCAGCACCTGCCATGGGAACCTCAAAAATGGCTCATAGTGATTCAAGCCATAGGAAAAAGAAAGGACCTGGTGCACTTGCGACTGCGTATCTGGTCATTTATAATGTGGTTATGACAGCCGG GTGGCTTGTCATTGCAGTGGGTTTGGTCCGAGCATACCTGGCCAGAGGCTCCTACCACGGTCTGTATTACTCCATTGAGAAGCCCCTCAAGTTCTTTCAGACTGGTGCTCTACTGGAG ATTTTACATTGTGCTGTCG GCATTGTGCCTTCCTCTGTGGTTCTGACTGGGTTTCAAGTGATGTCGAGAGTGTTCCTCACTTGGGCTGTTACTCATAGTGTCAGAGAG GTCCAGAGTGAAGATAGCGTCTTGCTCTTTGTGGTGGCTTGGACTATAACAGAGATCATCCGTTATTCCTTCTACACTTTCAGTCTGCTGAACCACCTGCCCTACCTCATTAAATGGGCAAG GTACACATTTTTCATTGTGCTGTACCCAATGGGTGTGACCGGGGAGCTGCTGACCATCTACTCTGCACTGCCTTACGTTCAGAAGACAGGCCTCTACTCAATCACTCTGCCCAACAAATACAACTTCTCCTTTGACTACCACACATTCCTCATCATCACCATGATCTCCTATATCCCCT TGTTCCCTCAGCTCTACTTCCACATGATTCGGCAGAGGAAGAAAGTTCTAGGCCACGTGGAGGAATACAGCAAAGTAGAATAA